One region of Mycolicibacterium lutetiense genomic DNA includes:
- a CDS encoding ATP-binding protein, with amino-acid sequence MGETCLPSELRTLFLFEALTDEQLQTLCDNGHIAVFEPGPIITEGDPATCFYVLIDGELVMSKRSAGTDIETSRTSQRGVYCGAWSAYIPGEEQIYQASVRVTRPSRFFVLDAGAFAKFMRDEFPMAVHLLEGHMVGGRRQRQIIGHREKLLALGNITAGLTHQLNNPAAATARAVADLREGVGKMRHKLAMLADGKFTPEALRMLVTIQDEVAEQVAKHKGLELTALETSDREDEMGDWLEAHEIVYAWDYAPTFVEAGLDIDWLERVEATISGVDCSATLPGALGWLKYTIDTELRMNEVAEASKRISTLLAGAKQYSQMDRGSYQIADVHEGLRSTLMMFGDKVGKDKPVTLSKELDKSLPELHCYPADLNQVWTNIIDNAIQAMGGHGTLTLRTSRETDDMIRVEICDDGPGIPQEDLERIFTPFFTTKPFGEGTGLGLDLAWRIVVEKHGGDLRVQSRPGDTRFIVLLPLVATAPESLLAAEPAESS; translated from the coding sequence ATGGGCGAAACCTGCCTGCCCTCCGAACTGCGGACCCTGTTCCTGTTCGAGGCGTTGACCGACGAACAGCTGCAGACGCTGTGCGACAACGGGCACATCGCGGTGTTCGAGCCCGGCCCCATCATCACCGAGGGCGATCCCGCGACGTGTTTCTACGTGCTGATCGACGGCGAGTTGGTGATGTCCAAGCGCTCGGCCGGGACGGACATCGAGACCAGCAGGACGTCGCAGCGCGGCGTGTACTGCGGCGCGTGGTCGGCCTACATCCCCGGTGAGGAACAGATTTATCAGGCGTCGGTACGGGTGACCCGGCCGTCGCGGTTCTTCGTGCTCGACGCCGGTGCGTTCGCAAAGTTCATGCGCGACGAGTTCCCGATGGCCGTGCACCTGCTCGAAGGTCACATGGTCGGTGGGCGCCGCCAACGGCAGATCATCGGCCACCGCGAGAAGCTGCTGGCGTTGGGCAACATCACCGCGGGCCTGACCCATCAGCTCAACAATCCGGCGGCCGCCACCGCCCGCGCCGTGGCCGACCTGCGCGAAGGCGTCGGCAAGATGCGCCACAAGTTGGCGATGCTGGCCGATGGCAAGTTCACCCCCGAGGCGCTGCGGATGCTGGTGACCATCCAGGACGAAGTCGCCGAGCAGGTCGCCAAGCACAAGGGGCTGGAGCTCACCGCGCTGGAGACCTCGGACCGCGAGGACGAGATGGGCGACTGGCTCGAGGCCCACGAGATCGTGTACGCCTGGGACTACGCCCCGACGTTCGTCGAAGCCGGTCTCGACATCGACTGGCTGGAACGCGTCGAAGCAACGATCAGCGGCGTCGACTGCTCGGCCACGCTGCCGGGAGCACTCGGCTGGCTGAAGTACACCATCGACACCGAGCTGCGGATGAACGAGGTTGCCGAGGCGAGCAAGCGGATCTCGACGCTGCTGGCCGGCGCCAAGCAGTACTCACAGATGGACCGCGGCTCCTACCAGATTGCCGATGTCCACGAGGGTCTGCGCAGCACTCTGATGATGTTCGGCGACAAGGTCGGCAAGGACAAGCCGGTCACCCTGTCCAAGGAACTGGACAAATCACTGCCCGAATTGCACTGCTACCCAGCTGATCTCAACCAGGTGTGGACCAACATCATCGACAATGCCATACAGGCGATGGGCGGCCACGGCACCTTGACGCTGCGCACCAGCCGCGAGACCGACGACATGATCCGGGTGGAGATCTGCGACGACGGGCCCGGCATCCCCCAGGAAGATCTCGAGCGCATCTTCACGCCGTTCTTCACCACCAAACCGTTCGGCGAGGGCACCGGACTCGGCCTGGACCTGGCCTGGCGGATCGTGGTGGAGAAGCACGGCGGCGATCTGCGCGTGCAGTCGCGGCCGGGCGATACCCGGTTCATCGTGCTGTTGCCGTTGGTCGCGACCGCGCCGGAGTCCCTGCTGGCGGCGGAACCGGCTGAATCGTCGTGA